Proteins encoded by one window of Halobacteriovorax sp. GB3:
- a CDS encoding response regulator transcription factor, producing the protein MKTTLLYVDDDDLKIDDFLSFLSNDFDITTQTNPLEALALINQGNVYDAIILDIMMPEMTGLELAKKIEENIHYNSCPIIFRSGYNDPDIAKEALTSSSREFLSSGIPLHEYSLRIKNKIEDNLKLIPLIEKGDLLLNQNQQRLRIKGDDVSISQTEFKILRFLIEKSGEIIPRDDVIKQVWGDDFYVTSNNFNTHVSNLRKKLDPSTYTILTYKGKGICFCKKGMER; encoded by the coding sequence TTGAAAACGACCCTTCTCTACGTAGACGACGACGATCTCAAGATTGACGACTTTCTAAGTTTTCTTTCTAATGACTTCGACATCACAACACAAACCAACCCTCTAGAGGCCCTTGCTCTGATCAACCAGGGAAATGTCTACGATGCTATTATCTTGGATATCATGATGCCAGAGATGACAGGCCTAGAGCTCGCGAAGAAAATAGAAGAAAATATCCACTACAACTCTTGCCCTATTATTTTCCGATCGGGCTACAATGATCCCGATATCGCAAAAGAGGCCTTAACCAGTTCTTCAAGAGAATTTTTAAGCTCGGGAATCCCTCTTCATGAATACTCTCTAAGAATAAAGAACAAAATTGAAGACAATTTAAAACTCATTCCACTCATTGAAAAGGGTGATTTACTTCTCAATCAAAATCAACAGAGACTTCGCATTAAAGGTGACGATGTCTCAATTAGCCAAACTGAATTTAAAATACTAAGATTTTTAATAGAAAAATCTGGAGAGATTATTCCTAGAGACGACGTCATCAAACAAGTTTGGGGAGATGATTTCTATGTCACTAGTAATAACTTTAATACTCATGTCTCCAACCTTAGAAAGAAGCTCGACCCTTCGACTTATACGATCTTAACCTATAAGGGCAAGGGAATTTGCTTCT